CATCGTCTTATCAATAACATTTACTTTTCACAGTGAGACAGCTACTATCACAAAATTGTCATTCACGAGGCAGTTTTTGCTTGTGCTTGACTTTGTCACAGTCATGCTTAACAGTAAACATTTTCTCTACTCCTTacacaacatattttttaaaggggtattcaaatataaacagAACTAACAAACCATAGAAAATATTGTGATAATGATTAACCTGGTATTATCTTCATAAAATAGtacactttatttttgttgtttaaataaaataaataatgaataaaaaatatattcaaataagtAATCTATATTCTTATCAAAGCTTGTCATTTACTAGCGCACCCACAgcatgtaaataatttataaagcaacctaaaaaaatattggattAGAACTGATAATCGATCTTAATAGGTTATATTTATCTAGAGTATTTCTTGGCCAGTCaagtaaataagtttaataatcTCCGTAGCCACGTTTTAAAGTAAACACAAAAAGTGCATAGTCATAGTGAATGTTTCTAAAAATACCTTAAACACACCCCTCACCGAAGTGGCTACCAGAGACATTCCCCATGCTTATCAGCGGCATTTGTGAGGAGTGGAAATGTTTACTTGGACAGACCACTAAGCGTGATAAGGTTCGGAAAGCCGAGAGTGTGCTCGGTAATTATAGGCATACGACTATAAAGGTGCATCAACATTTCTGTGGTCAGTCTAAAATTGAATCGCTTGAAGTACATGTTATAGACacaatgttttttatactacTCTTGTTAACAACAGTCGCGCTGCTTTACGTCTATCTGAAATGGAACTTTAGTTTCTGGGAGCGTAAGGGATTTCCCTATGCGGCAGCATGTATTCCCTTCGGCGCGCTGGACTCTGTGCGCAGAAACAAGCGATCCTTTGGCCTGGCCATCTACGATATGTACACGGCCACTAAAAAGCCTTTTGTGGGCATTTACCTGACCCTGAGACCGGCTCTCCTGGTCCGTGATGCACAGTTGGCGCATGACATGTTGGTGAAGGACTTTGCCAGCTTCCACGATCGCGGCGTGTACGTGGATGAGGTTCATGATCCCTTATCAGCAAATCTTTTCTCCTTGGAAGGCAACAGATGGAAGACTACTCGTACGAAATTAACACCCTCGTTCACCTCGGGCAAACTCAAGGGCATGTTCCCCACCGCCGAAGCAGTTGCTGATAAGATGTTGGCCTACTTGAATAATAAGCTGCCCGAGACAAGTTCTAGTGAAATTGATATGAAGAACTTGATGTCATCGTAAGTAGCCACTTAAGAGACGATTGGAAGAACTCTCCTTATGTATTCCTATCTCTTATCTGCTGACTAGTTATGCCATCGACATTATTGCCTCAACGATATTTGGCCTGGATGTAGACAGTTTCACTGATCCCAACAATGAGTTTCGTCAGATAAGTAAGGAAGTTACCCAACCCACAGCAAAGAATATTTTGCGAGGAACAACATCGTTCTTATATCCTGGGTGAGTGCAAGTTCAATTCTCGATTCACCTATAGAGACTAAAGGAATTCTTGATATCTCTTCAGCCTGGAGAGGATCTTCAATCGTTTGGGCTCGTCAATTGACGGATTGGGACGCATGCGTGATTTGGCCCATCGCACAATTGCCTACAGGGAGGAGAACAAACTGATGCGACCTGATTTAATGCAACTTTTGTTGCAACTCCGCAACACTGGAAAGGTCAGCAATGATGACGACATTTGGGCGACGGAAACAGCAGCTGAAAGTCTCAAGACCCTGACCAAGGACAACATTGCTGCTCATCTATTTCTATTCTTTGTGGCTGGCTATGAAACAACTGCATCGACGACAGCTTTTACGCTATACGAACTGATGCAGAATCCCGACGTATTAGCCAAGCTGCGGGATGACATCAACCAGACGCTGGAGAAGCACAACGGACAGCTCACCTATGATTGCATACAAGACATGAAGTATCTGGAGCTCTGTGTTATGGGTATGATCAGTCAACAGTCTAGAGGAAGCACGAAAGTTGAGCTAATGTCTTCTATCAATTTACAGAGACGACTCGCAAGTATCCTGGACTTCCTATATTGAACCGAATGTGCACTGAAGATTATCCCCTGCCCAACAGCAAGCTTGTTGTTGAGAAGGGCACCCAAATTATCATATCCCTGTTAGGCATCCATCGTGATGAGGAGTATTTCCCCGAACCACTCAGTTATCAGCCAGAACGCTTCACCGATGAGCACAGAAATTACACACCTGCTGCTTATATGCCCTTTGGCGTGGGACCACGACAGTGCATCGGTAATTTCCAAACCCTTTACATAACTCTGTTTCGTATAAATTCTAATGCTCTTATTTTCTCTTCTGTACAGCGGCCAGAATGGGCAAGATGAACGTAAAGATTGCGTTGACCAAAATCCTGACTAACTTTAATATTGAAACTCGCCTGGAGAAGCGAGAGATTGACTTTACTGTAAACGGAGTTCCATTGCTCCCCAAGGGCGGCGTTCCTGTAAAACTTACTAGAAAAGCTCAAAGCGGAACTGCATAAATGTTTATGAAAGAAAATCGCTTTACCTAGTAGTTTAACAAAACTTGAACTAAAGTAATAAGAAGCAATCTTtaagatacaatttttaaataccttATCGTACTCAAACTGAACTTAGTGATAGTAAAAatactataattaaaaaatacacactgatattttaattaacatttatttacgaATTTTCTTATCATCTCTCTTATAAGTGCAACAATTTTTGTGAGATATCGGTAGATTGGAATATATAACATTTTCTAACAAAAGTGGAATACATTCTAGTGTCGCAGACTCCAATTAGTTAATAGATGCTTTATCAGAATGTTCTTTAAAAACGCAactctttctttttatactacatatatatttcattggATCAGTTTTCACTTGTAAAATGCATTTGAGAAATAAATTTGGGGGCATGGTCTGGGGCTAGACTGTTGCCCAACCCGTTGACAAGTTGACTAACTTTTAATGCACGTCACTTAAAAGTTGACGGCGGCTGCAGCGCCCAGCTGTCTCCTCGTCTGCTGCAATGAAGTTGTTGCCGACACCGCGCACTCTTATTAAAAACTTACTGAACCCAACTtaaaatttccataaaaa
The genomic region above belongs to Drosophila innubila isolate TH190305 chromosome 3R unlocalized genomic scaffold, UK_Dinn_1.0 2_E_3R, whole genome shotgun sequence and contains:
- the LOC117790879 gene encoding probable cytochrome P450 6d5, encoding MFFILLLLTTVALLYVYLKWNFSFWERKGFPYAAACIPFGALDSVRRNKRSFGLAIYDMYTATKKPFVGIYLTLRPALLVRDAQLAHDMLVKDFASFHDRGVYVDEVHDPLSANLFSLEGNRWKTTRTKLTPSFTSGKLKGMFPTAEAVADKMLAYLNNKLPETSSSEIDMKNLMSSYAIDIIASTIFGLDVDSFTDPNNEFRQISKEVTQPTAKNILRGTTSFLYPGLERIFNRLGSSIDGLGRMRDLAHRTIAYREENKLMRPDLMQLLLQLRNTGKVSNDDDIWATETAAESLKTLTKDNIAAHLFLFFVAGYETTASTTAFTLYELMQNPDVLAKLRDDINQTLEKHNGQLTYDCIQDMKYLELCVMETTRKYPGLPILNRMCTEDYPLPNSKLVVEKGTQIIISLLGIHRDEEYFPEPLSYQPERFTDEHRNYTPAAYMPFGVGPRQCIAARMGKMNVKIALTKILTNFNIETRLEKREIDFTVNGVPLLPKGGVPVKLTRKAQSGTA